One region of Azoarcus sp. CIB genomic DNA includes:
- the xseA gene encoding exodeoxyribonuclease VII large subunit gives MQNIVALPLGDPDDTNGAGRAISVSALNRVARETLEARFPLLWVSGEISNLTRAPSGHLYFTLKDAQAQVRCTMWRNRAQLLPFRPENGMRVDARSLVTLYEARGDFQLSVEALRQTGQGNLFEAFLRLKEKLAAEGLFDPAAKRELPPYPRRIGVVTSPAAAAWKDVLAALQRRAPHLEVVLYPSPVQGADAGARLAEAVRTAHARAAEDGIDLLLLVRGGGSIEDLWAFNDEGLARAIRACTVPVVSGVGHESDFTIADFAADVRAATPTGAAELASAGYHAARARVGEIERSLSARMERRLHGLAQRLDRAALRLVHPRERLGLACERSERLAARLGVAMTRRLERLEGARRVLELRLVARKPDLRREMERCVRAAQRLGTAGEQLVQRRAERLAALATHLQHLAPQAVLARGYSITRDAEGRILRTADETAAGKEISVELAIGRLRAIVNSTEA, from the coding sequence ATGCAGAACATCGTAGCCCTCCCCCTCGGCGACCCCGACGACACGAACGGCGCCGGCCGGGCGATCAGCGTTTCCGCGCTCAACCGGGTGGCCCGCGAGACGCTTGAAGCCCGCTTCCCGCTGCTGTGGGTGAGCGGCGAGATTTCCAACCTCACGCGGGCGCCGTCGGGCCACCTGTATTTCACGCTGAAGGACGCCCAGGCGCAGGTTCGCTGCACGATGTGGCGCAATCGCGCCCAGTTGCTGCCGTTCCGCCCCGAGAACGGGATGCGCGTGGACGCCCGTTCGCTCGTGACGCTGTACGAGGCACGCGGCGATTTCCAGCTCAGTGTCGAGGCCTTGCGCCAGACCGGACAGGGGAACCTGTTCGAGGCCTTCCTGCGCCTCAAGGAGAAGCTCGCGGCGGAAGGTCTGTTCGATCCGGCCGCGAAGCGCGAGCTACCGCCCTACCCGCGCCGCATCGGCGTCGTGACTTCGCCCGCGGCCGCGGCATGGAAGGACGTACTGGCGGCGTTGCAGCGGCGTGCGCCGCATCTGGAGGTCGTCCTATACCCTTCGCCGGTGCAGGGCGCGGACGCCGGCGCAAGGCTCGCGGAAGCCGTGCGGACGGCCCATGCACGTGCTGCGGAAGACGGCATCGACCTGCTGCTGCTGGTGCGCGGAGGCGGCAGCATCGAGGACTTGTGGGCTTTCAACGACGAGGGGCTGGCGCGGGCGATCCGCGCGTGCACGGTGCCGGTGGTGAGCGGTGTGGGTCACGAGAGCGATTTCACGATCGCCGATTTCGCCGCCGACGTGCGCGCGGCGACGCCCACCGGCGCCGCCGAACTGGCGAGCGCGGGCTACCACGCCGCGCGCGCCCGAGTGGGTGAAATCGAGCGATCCCTGTCGGCCCGGATGGAGCGGCGTCTACACGGGCTGGCCCAGCGGCTGGACCGGGCGGCGTTGCGGCTGGTGCATCCGCGCGAGCGGCTGGGGCTCGCGTGCGAACGCAGCGAACGGCTCGCCGCCCGCCTGGGTGTGGCGATGACGCGCCGCCTGGAGCGCCTCGAAGGGGCACGCCGCGTCCTGGAACTGCGCCTCGTCGCCCGCAAGCCCGACCTGCGCCGGGAGATGGAACGCTGCGTCCGCGCGGCGCAACGGCTGGGCACAGCGGGCGAGCAACTGGTGCAGCGTCGCGCGGAGCGGCTCGCCGCGTTGGCGACCCACCTGCAGCACCTGGCGCCGCAGGCGGTGCTGGCGCGCGGCTACAGCATCACGCGCGATGCAGAGGGCCGCATCCTGCGGACCGCCGACGAGACGGCGGCAGGAAAGGAAATTTCGGTGGAACTCGCAATCGGGCGCCTGCGTGCTATCGTGAATAGCACGGAAGCATGA
- a CDS encoding Fe-Mn family superoxide dismutase, whose product MEHTLPPLPYAKDALAPHISAETMEFHYGKHHQAYVTNLNNLIKGTEYENLDLEAIIKKAPAGGVYNNSAQVWNHTFFWNGMKPNGGGEPTGALADAIKAKWGSFEDFKKAFTTSAVGNFGSGWTWLVKKADGSVDIVNMGAAGTPLTTGDKALLCIDVWEHAYYIDYRNRRPDFVATFLNSLANWDFAAKNFAA is encoded by the coding sequence ATGGAACATACCCTGCCCCCCCTGCCCTACGCCAAGGACGCCCTGGCTCCGCACATCTCGGCCGAGACCATGGAGTTCCACTACGGCAAGCATCACCAGGCCTATGTGACCAACCTGAACAACCTGATCAAGGGCACCGAGTACGAGAACCTCGACCTCGAGGCGATCATCAAGAAGGCCCCCGCCGGCGGCGTGTATAACAACTCCGCCCAGGTGTGGAACCATACCTTCTTCTGGAACGGCATGAAGCCGAACGGCGGCGGCGAGCCGACCGGCGCGCTGGCCGACGCGATCAAGGCCAAGTGGGGCAGCTTCGAGGACTTCAAGAAGGCCTTCACGACCTCGGCCGTGGGCAACTTCGGTTCGGGCTGGACTTGGCTGGTGAAGAAGGCCGACGGCAGCGTCGACATCGTCAATATGGGCGCGGCCGGCACCCCGCTGACGACCGGCGACAAGGCCCTTCTCTGTATCGACGTGTGGGAACACGCCTACTACATCGACTATCGCAACCGTCGCCCGGACTTCGTCGCGACCTTCCTGAACAGCCTCGCCAACTGGGACTTCGCCGCGAAAAACTTCGCCGCCTGA
- a CDS encoding sulfate ABC transporter substrate-binding protein — translation MTTSLIRRSLLALALTAGLIGTAQAETTLLNVSYDPTRELYQAFNPEFAKHWKAKTGQDVTIKQSHGGSGKQARAVIDGLEADVVTLALAYDIDVIAAKTNKFPADWQKRLSHNSSPYTSTIVFLVRKGNPKGIKDWGDLVKPGVEVITPNPKTSGGARWNYLAAWGYALQQPGGNETKAKAFVTELFKHVPVLDSGARGATNTFVQRGIGDVLLAWENEAFLSVNELGPDKFEIVVPSVSILAEPPVTVVDGVAAKRGTAEVAKAYVEYLYSPVGQKIAAQHYYRPVKPELADAKDVARFPKLKTFTIDGLFGGWAKTQKAHFDDGGVFDQIFTR, via the coding sequence ATGACGACCAGCCTCATCCGCCGCAGCCTGCTGGCGCTCGCACTCACCGCCGGTCTGATCGGCACCGCGCAGGCGGAGACGACGCTCCTGAACGTGTCCTACGACCCGACGCGCGAGCTGTACCAGGCTTTCAACCCCGAATTCGCGAAGCACTGGAAGGCGAAGACCGGCCAGGACGTGACGATCAAGCAGTCGCACGGCGGCTCGGGCAAGCAGGCACGGGCGGTGATCGACGGGCTGGAGGCGGATGTCGTGACGCTGGCGCTGGCCTACGACATCGACGTGATCGCGGCGAAGACGAACAAGTTCCCCGCCGACTGGCAGAAGCGCCTGTCGCACAACAGCTCGCCCTACACGTCGACGATCGTGTTCCTCGTGCGCAAGGGCAATCCGAAAGGCATCAAGGACTGGGGCGACCTGGTGAAGCCGGGCGTGGAGGTGATCACGCCGAATCCGAAGACCTCGGGCGGCGCGCGCTGGAACTATCTCGCGGCGTGGGGCTACGCGCTGCAGCAGCCGGGCGGCAACGAAACGAAGGCGAAGGCGTTCGTGACCGAGCTGTTCAAGCACGTGCCGGTGCTCGATTCGGGCGCGCGCGGCGCGACCAACACCTTCGTCCAGCGCGGCATCGGCGACGTGCTGCTGGCGTGGGAGAACGAGGCCTTCCTGTCGGTGAATGAGCTGGGCCCGGACAAGTTCGAGATCGTGGTGCCGTCGGTGTCGATCCTCGCTGAGCCGCCGGTCACCGTGGTCGACGGAGTCGCGGCGAAACGCGGCACGGCGGAGGTGGCGAAGGCCTACGTGGAATATTTGTACTCGCCGGTCGGACAGAAGATCGCGGCACAGCATTACTACCGCCCGGTGAAGCCGGAGCTGGCCGACGCTAAGGACGTGGCGCGCTTTCCGAAGCTGAAGACCTTCACGATCGACGGCCTGTTCGGCGGCTGGGCGAAGACGCAGAAGGCGCACTTCGACGACGGCGGCGTGTTCGACCAGATCTTCACGCGCTGA
- a CDS encoding alpha/beta hydrolase yields MRHTTLIVPGFHGSGPDHWQTWLEQRLPDARRVRGVDWEAPVLARWAAAVRREIDESAHAVWIVAHSFGCLASVVAAADRPERVAGALLVAPADPARFDPLGLQDETAGPIDDLGQWLPQGQLGFPCAVIASTNDPWVRLTVAAYWADRWGARFINIGAAGHINVDAGFGAWPYCRDLLDGMQQVHEDLPLGAISGRRESHKGRRSALARLRHHTRSSLELRPGDPD; encoded by the coding sequence ATGCGACACACGACGCTGATCGTGCCGGGTTTCCACGGCAGCGGTCCGGACCACTGGCAGACGTGGCTGGAACAGCGCCTGCCGGACGCGCGGCGCGTACGCGGCGTCGACTGGGAGGCGCCGGTGCTGGCGCGCTGGGCGGCAGCGGTACGGCGCGAGATCGACGAGTCGGCGCACGCGGTGTGGATCGTCGCCCACAGCTTCGGCTGCCTGGCGAGCGTGGTCGCGGCGGCCGACCGGCCCGAACGGGTGGCCGGGGCGCTGCTCGTCGCGCCGGCCGATCCGGCCCGCTTCGACCCACTCGGACTGCAGGACGAAACCGCCGGGCCGATCGACGACCTCGGGCAGTGGCTGCCGCAGGGGCAGCTCGGCTTTCCCTGCGCCGTGATCGCCAGTACCAACGACCCCTGGGTGCGGCTGACGGTCGCGGCCTACTGGGCCGACCGCTGGGGGGCGCGCTTCATCAATATAGGCGCTGCCGGACACATCAACGTCGACGCCGGCTTCGGCGCCTGGCCCTACTGCCGCGACTTGCTCGACGGCATGCAGCAGGTCCACGAGGATCTGCCGCTGGGGGCGATCTCCGGCCGGCGCGAATCGCACAAGGGCCGGCGCAGCGCACTCGCGCGCCTGCGCCATCACACGCGCAGTTCGCTCGAGCTGCGGCCCGGCGATCCGGATTAA
- a CDS encoding ABC transporter substrate-binding protein has product MHPSRIARAGLLALSLLAATGAAQAESLKVGYLPVTGHAKFFVAKEYGLFKQEGLDVELIEFQNSADGLNAVTAGKLDVGAFGTTAPLAHYAKGADLKVIGGIMGLDAALVVTPEKAASIRNIGDLRGKKVATVRLATGDAVLRGALHDEKIDWKNDLKIFELKNPPAVIEAVKSGQVDAGVVWGPHDIRAERQGLKIVVRSSELQPGHPCCRIVVTSDKLKQGDTHVRFLRAILKAEKFAAERRKETIDAIQKYVKLDRDVLEQGYYSPHLDQSTDPNVEGTQKFWTTLVSSEVVDGTRPLAPIFELTPYRKALDSLAKESPRDAFWQTRLKSEATRNRL; this is encoded by the coding sequence ATGCATCCATCTCGAATCGCACGCGCCGGCCTCCTCGCACTGTCTCTGCTTGCGGCAACCGGTGCCGCACAGGCGGAGAGTCTGAAGGTGGGCTACCTGCCGGTCACCGGCCACGCCAAGTTCTTCGTCGCCAAGGAATACGGCCTGTTCAAACAGGAGGGGCTGGACGTCGAGCTGATCGAGTTCCAGAACTCGGCCGACGGGCTCAATGCCGTTACCGCCGGCAAGCTCGACGTCGGTGCCTTCGGCACCACTGCGCCGCTCGCGCACTACGCGAAGGGGGCGGACCTGAAGGTCATCGGCGGCATCATGGGGCTGGACGCGGCGCTGGTCGTGACGCCCGAAAAGGCGGCGTCGATCCGCAACATCGGCGACCTGCGCGGCAAGAAGGTGGCGACGGTGCGGCTGGCGACGGGCGATGCGGTGCTGCGCGGCGCGCTGCACGACGAGAAGATCGACTGGAAGAACGACCTGAAGATCTTCGAGCTGAAGAATCCGCCTGCGGTGATCGAGGCGGTGAAATCCGGCCAGGTCGACGCCGGTGTGGTGTGGGGGCCGCACGATATCCGTGCCGAGCGGCAGGGGCTGAAGATCGTCGTACGTTCGTCCGAGCTGCAACCGGGGCATCCGTGCTGCCGCATCGTCGTGACCTCGGACAAGCTCAAGCAGGGCGACACGCACGTGCGCTTCCTGCGCGCGATCCTGAAGGCGGAGAAGTTCGCGGCGGAGCGCAGGAAGGAAACCATCGACGCGATCCAGAAGTACGTGAAACTCGATCGCGACGTGCTGGAGCAGGGCTACTACTCGCCCCATCTGGACCAGTCGACCGACCCCAACGTGGAGGGCACGCAGAAGTTCTGGACGACGCTGGTGAGCTCGGAAGTGGTAGACGGCACGCGCCCGCTGGCGCCGATCTTCGAGCTGACGCCCTACCGCAAGGCGCTCGACAGCCTCGCGAAGGAGAGCCCGCGCGACGCGTTCTGGCAGACCCGCCTGAAGAGCGAAGCGACGAGGAACCGGCTATGA
- a CDS encoding ABC transporter ATP-binding protein, whose protein sequence is MSGATTAALRVERLRFGYGGTTVLDGIDLAVEEGRFLALLGPSGSGKSTLLRLIAGLERPERGRVLAGDRPVAGPGVERAVVFQNYALFPWMRVVDNVAEGVRKARPGIARTAARVRAADYLKRVGLPGVAESYPFELSGGMQQRAAIARALALESPFLLMDEPFGALDPVNRARLQDLLVELWQGRTPRPTVVFVTHDVDEALLLADRVAVLGASPGRVIADFAVPFERPRSRAALFGDHRFHALRESIAEALDADTLARLAAA, encoded by the coding sequence ATGAGCGGCGCGACGACTGCGGCCCTGCGCGTGGAGCGGCTGCGTTTCGGCTACGGCGGGACGACGGTGCTCGACGGCATCGACCTCGCGGTGGAGGAAGGCCGCTTCCTCGCCCTGCTCGGCCCCAGCGGTTCGGGCAAGAGCACGCTGCTGCGCCTGATCGCGGGCCTGGAAAGGCCCGAACGCGGGCGCGTGCTCGCCGGCGACCGGCCAGTCGCCGGGCCGGGCGTCGAGCGGGCGGTGGTGTTCCAGAACTATGCGCTGTTTCCGTGGATGCGCGTGGTCGACAACGTTGCCGAGGGCGTGCGCAAGGCGAGGCCGGGGATTGCCCGCACGGCGGCGCGCGTGCGGGCAGCCGATTACCTCAAGCGCGTGGGTCTGCCGGGCGTCGCGGAGAGCTACCCGTTCGAGCTGTCCGGCGGCATGCAGCAACGGGCGGCGATCGCCCGCGCGCTGGCGCTGGAGTCGCCTTTCCTGCTGATGGACGAGCCCTTCGGGGCGCTGGATCCGGTCAACCGGGCACGCCTGCAGGATCTGCTGGTCGAGCTGTGGCAGGGGCGCACGCCGCGGCCGACCGTGGTGTTCGTGACGCACGACGTCGACGAGGCGCTGCTGCTCGCCGACCGCGTCGCGGTGCTGGGGGCCTCGCCAGGGCGGGTCATCGCGGATTTCGCCGTGCCCTTCGAGCGTCCGCGCTCGCGCGCGGCGCTGTTCGGCGACCACCGCTTCCACGCACTGCGCGAATCGATCGCCGAGGCGCTCGACGCGGACACGCTGGCCCGCCTCGCGGCGGCCTGA
- a CDS encoding ABC transporter permease subunit, whose amino-acid sequence MISETSTLDAVSVPADTWDDADAASARSARLAFAWEPWLLWLALLAAWQGIASLIAGQGNPLLPPPVVVLDALSQSLPELITGTWSSLLILLPGFALAVVGGVGLGLVAGTSPRLGRALFPFAKVAAPVPPTVYIPYAIAVLPTFHLSATFVVFVGAFWPVFQNTVAGAHAVEGRHRDNAAVLGFSRLEYLRKVVFPASLPHIFSGMAVGLGFGFILLTVAELFGANTGLGRFVQYYADFADYPRMVAGILYTGVVTWAAMTVLERVRARALFWLR is encoded by the coding sequence ATGATTTCCGAAACTTCGACGCTCGACGCCGTGTCGGTGCCCGCGGACACATGGGACGACGCCGACGCGGCGTCCGCGCGGTCAGCCCGACTCGCCTTCGCGTGGGAACCCTGGCTGCTGTGGCTGGCGTTGCTCGCCGCGTGGCAGGGCATCGCGAGCCTGATCGCCGGACAGGGCAATCCGCTGCTGCCGCCCCCCGTGGTGGTGCTCGACGCGCTGTCGCAGTCGCTGCCGGAGCTGATCACGGGGACGTGGTCGTCGCTGCTGATCCTGCTGCCCGGCTTCGCGCTCGCGGTCGTCGGTGGCGTCGGCCTGGGTCTCGTCGCGGGCACGTCGCCGCGACTGGGGCGGGCGCTCTTCCCCTTCGCGAAGGTGGCGGCGCCGGTGCCGCCGACCGTCTACATCCCCTACGCGATCGCGGTGCTGCCGACCTTCCACCTGTCGGCGACCTTCGTCGTGTTCGTCGGCGCCTTCTGGCCGGTGTTCCAGAACACGGTCGCCGGCGCGCACGCCGTCGAGGGGCGGCATCGCGACAACGCCGCCGTGCTGGGTTTTTCCCGCCTCGAATACCTGCGCAAAGTGGTCTTTCCCGCGAGCCTGCCGCACATCTTCTCGGGGATGGCCGTGGGGCTGGGTTTCGGCTTCATCCTGCTGACGGTCGCCGAGCTCTTCGGCGCGAACACGGGCCTCGGTCGCTTCGTCCAATACTACGCAGACTTCGCCGACTACCCGCGCATGGTGGCAGGCATCCTGTACACCGGCGTCGTGACCTGGGCAGCGATGACCGTGCTCGAGCGGGTCCGGGCGCGCGCGCTGTTCTGGCTGCGCTGA
- a CDS encoding thioredoxin fold domain-containing protein, producing MPETPRPDDEEDKERYVARQLWWALAGLLLFALTLLFGWGGAHAAGGRYASDAPLFAPTADLATALADARRAGRKGVAVLYEMDGCGECARVKGTTFRDPSLQRELRAHFVPVSLRADEPVALRDFDGGVTTQAAFANAQRVFALPTVVFYDLDGFAVARQPGSRWPAAEWLRLARYVRDGGYEDAPFQPRTAASGH from the coding sequence ATGCCCGAAACACCCCGCCCCGACGACGAGGAAGACAAGGAGCGCTACGTCGCGCGCCAGCTGTGGTGGGCGCTCGCCGGCCTGCTGCTGTTCGCGCTGACCCTGCTGTTCGGCTGGGGCGGCGCACACGCGGCGGGGGGACGCTACGCATCGGACGCGCCCCTCTTCGCACCGACTGCGGACCTCGCCACCGCGCTCGCCGACGCGCGCCGCGCGGGGCGCAAGGGGGTCGCGGTGCTGTACGAGATGGACGGCTGCGGCGAGTGCGCACGCGTGAAGGGCACGACCTTCCGCGATCCCTCGCTGCAGCGCGAGTTGCGTGCCCACTTCGTGCCGGTCAGCCTGCGCGCGGACGAGCCGGTGGCGCTGCGCGACTTCGACGGCGGTGTGACGACGCAGGCCGCGTTCGCCAACGCACAGCGCGTGTTCGCGCTGCCGACCGTGGTGTTCTACGACCTCGACGGCTTCGCCGTGGCACGCCAGCCCGGCAGCCGCTGGCCGGCCGCCGAGTGGCTGCGGCTGGCGCGCTACGTGCGCGACGGCGGCTACGAAGACGCGCCGTTCCAGCCGCGCACGGCGGCATCCGGACACTGA
- a CDS encoding long-chain-fatty-acid--CoA ligase — protein MQGLMMQLPLLISGLIAHADRNHGDTTIVSRLAEDPQGPLHRTTWRETHRRARQLANALAHLGVRQGGRVATLAWNTHRHLELYYAVAGSGAVCHTVNPRLFDEQIAWILAHADAQVLFFDATFADIVARIAHKLPQVTHFVQMTGREYLPANFPRELLAYEDLVHRHSEHYAWPQLDENAASSLCYTSGTTGNPKGVLYSHRSTVLHAYACALPDSFGISARDTVMPVVPMYHVNAWGLPYIAALTGARLVLPGPLLDGASLHRLIVDEGVSFSNGVPTVWAGLLQHLAQQGGGLGRLRRLAVGGSACPPAMAESFARHGVEVLRTWGMTELSPIGTVNVPRADEATLAPERREAQGLTQGRPLPGVELAILDDDGQPLPHDGESFGELVARAPWALRQYYGREEGDGFTADGWFRTGDVATIDAGGYMQITDRAKDVIKSGGEWISSIELENILAAHPAVAEAAAVAVPHPKWDERPLMAVVLKPGAGLDRNAMRAFYDGKIAHWWLPDDLVVVDEIPHTATGKINKLALRERFRTYRWQSQAVAVTPPR, from the coding sequence ATGCAGGGATTGATGATGCAGCTGCCGCTGCTGATTTCCGGCCTGATCGCCCATGCCGACCGCAATCACGGCGATACCACGATCGTCAGCCGGCTTGCCGAAGACCCGCAGGGCCCGCTGCACCGGACGACCTGGCGTGAAACCCACCGCCGGGCCCGCCAGCTGGCCAATGCCCTCGCGCACCTGGGCGTGCGCCAGGGCGGCCGCGTGGCGACGCTCGCGTGGAACACGCATCGTCACCTCGAGCTGTACTACGCCGTGGCCGGCAGCGGCGCGGTGTGCCATACGGTGAATCCGCGCCTCTTCGACGAACAGATCGCCTGGATCCTCGCGCATGCCGACGCGCAGGTGCTGTTCTTCGACGCCACCTTCGCAGACATCGTCGCACGCATCGCACACAAGCTGCCGCAGGTGACGCACTTCGTGCAGATGACCGGCCGCGAATACTTGCCCGCGAACTTTCCGCGCGAGTTGCTCGCCTACGAGGATCTCGTGCATCGCCACTCGGAACACTACGCGTGGCCGCAGCTCGACGAGAACGCGGCATCCAGCCTGTGCTACACGTCGGGCACGACCGGCAACCCGAAGGGCGTGCTGTACAGCCACCGCTCGACGGTGCTGCACGCCTACGCCTGCGCCCTGCCCGACAGTTTCGGCATCTCCGCCCGCGACACGGTGATGCCGGTGGTGCCGATGTACCACGTCAATGCCTGGGGCCTGCCCTACATCGCGGCACTCACGGGCGCACGCCTCGTGCTGCCGGGACCGCTGCTGGACGGCGCCTCGCTGCACCGGCTGATCGTCGATGAGGGCGTGAGCTTCTCGAACGGGGTGCCGACGGTGTGGGCCGGCCTGCTGCAGCATCTCGCACAGCAGGGCGGCGGGCTCGGACGTCTGCGTCGTCTGGCGGTTGGCGGCTCGGCCTGTCCGCCCGCGATGGCGGAGTCCTTCGCCCGTCACGGCGTGGAAGTGCTACGGACGTGGGGCATGACCGAGCTGTCGCCGATCGGCACCGTGAATGTGCCACGCGCCGACGAGGCGACGCTCGCGCCCGAACGGCGAGAGGCGCAAGGACTCACGCAGGGGCGGCCGCTGCCGGGAGTGGAACTGGCGATCCTCGACGACGACGGCCAGCCGTTGCCGCACGACGGCGAATCCTTCGGCGAACTGGTGGCGCGCGCGCCGTGGGCACTGCGCCAGTATTACGGGCGCGAGGAAGGCGACGGCTTCACCGCCGACGGCTGGTTCCGCACCGGCGACGTCGCGACCATCGACGCGGGCGGCTACATGCAGATCACCGACCGCGCCAAGGACGTGATCAAGTCCGGCGGGGAGTGGATCAGTTCGATCGAGCTGGAGAACATTCTCGCCGCGCATCCGGCCGTCGCCGAAGCGGCGGCGGTCGCCGTGCCGCATCCGAAGTGGGACGAGCGGCCGCTGATGGCGGTGGTGCTGAAGCCGGGCGCCGGACTCGACCGCAATGCGATGCGCGCCTTCTACGACGGCAAGATCGCGCACTGGTGGCTCCCCGACGACCTCGTCGTGGTGGACGAGATTCCGCACACCGCCACCGGCAAGATCAACAAGCTCGCGCTGCGCGAGCGCTTCCGCACCTACCGCTGGCAATCGCAGGCAGTCGCCGTAACTCCGCCACGGTAA
- the cysT gene encoding sulfate ABC transporter permease subunit CysT codes for MSASRTFRVLPGFHLTLGYTVAYLSLIVLLPLAAVFLKSASLSAAEFWHVISAPRVVATYRLSFGVSLAAATINAVFGLMLAWSLVRYSFPGKRFIDALIDLPFALPTAVAGIALTALYAKNGWIGQYLDPLGIQVAFKPLGVLVALVFIGLPFVVRTVQPILEDLDTELEEAAASLGAQRWQIFRHVILPVLLPALLTGFALAFARAVGEYGSVIFIAGNIPMVSEITPLMIITKLEQYDYAGATAIAVVMLVLSFALLLLINGLQAWTAKRTGRDR; via the coding sequence ATGAGCGCCAGCCGGACCTTCCGGGTGCTGCCGGGTTTCCACCTGACGCTCGGCTACACCGTCGCCTACCTCTCGCTGATCGTGCTGCTGCCGCTCGCCGCGGTATTCCTCAAGAGCGCCAGCCTCAGCGCCGCGGAATTCTGGCACGTGATCAGCGCCCCGCGCGTCGTCGCGACCTACCGGCTGTCCTTCGGCGTGTCGCTTGCTGCCGCCACGATCAATGCTGTGTTCGGCCTGATGCTGGCATGGTCGCTGGTGCGCTACAGTTTTCCGGGCAAACGTTTCATCGACGCTCTCATCGATCTGCCCTTCGCGCTGCCCACGGCGGTCGCCGGCATCGCGCTCACTGCGCTGTACGCCAAGAACGGCTGGATCGGGCAGTACCTCGATCCGCTGGGGATCCAAGTGGCGTTCAAGCCATTGGGCGTGCTGGTCGCGTTGGTGTTCATCGGCTTGCCCTTCGTCGTGCGCACCGTGCAGCCCATCCTCGAGGACCTCGATACCGAACTGGAGGAAGCCGCCGCCAGCCTGGGCGCCCAGCGCTGGCAGATCTTCCGCCACGTGATCCTGCCGGTGCTGCTGCCCGCGCTGCTGACGGGCTTCGCGCTGGCCTTCGCGCGCGCCGTGGGCGAGTACGGCTCGGTCATCTTCATCGCCGGAAACATCCCGATGGTGTCCGAGATCACGCCGTTGATGATCATCACCAAGCTGGAGCAATACGACTATGCCGGCGCCACCGCGATCGCCGTCGTGATGCTGGTGCTGTCCTTCGCGTTGCTGCTCCTGATCAACGGCCTGCAGGCCTGGACCGCGAAACGTACCGGGAGGGACCGCTGA